Proteins from a single region of Solidesulfovibrio fructosivorans JJ]:
- the murD gene encoding UDP-N-acetylmuramoyl-L-alanine--D-glutamate ligase → MRDMLHNDQLRGHTAVVVGAGSSGRAAAKLLARLGASVRFLEKNPKSVADDFRAEAVEAGYDLRVGAHGPADFAGADMVVLSPGIRAAGLADCLAACPGAQVLSELELASWFVTEPIVAVTGSNGKTTTVMLVSHLLEAAGRKVFTGGNIGTPLSEYVLAGDPADVVVLEVSSFQLQLVKSFRPKVAVLLNFSPNHLDWHADLEEYLSAKLNIFAAQRPGDTAILPRDMRDALAGRSFTRADVTWFEPSGRFVCPRLAGAHNRQNMEAAFLATQPFGVTEEIAKVAFERFAPAPHRLQIIGEKGGVLFVDDSKATTVAAMEAALRSFDRPVRLLCGGVFKGGDLAALSPLLKERVAAVGLFGAGREVFEAAWAGQVPLFHEPTLKPAVTRLFAEARPGDVVLLSPATASFDLYDGYKARGRDFQDIFAGLPMTPDAAKEKA, encoded by the coding sequence ATGCGCGACATGCTCCATAACGATCAACTGCGCGGGCACACGGCCGTCGTCGTCGGCGCCGGTTCCTCGGGCCGCGCCGCGGCGAAACTGCTTGCCCGGCTGGGCGCGTCCGTGCGCTTTCTGGAGAAAAATCCCAAGTCCGTGGCGGACGATTTCCGGGCCGAGGCCGTGGAAGCCGGCTACGACCTGCGCGTCGGGGCGCATGGGCCGGCCGATTTCGCCGGCGCGGACATGGTCGTGCTCTCGCCCGGCATCCGGGCGGCGGGCTTGGCCGACTGCCTGGCCGCCTGTCCGGGCGCCCAGGTGCTCTCCGAACTGGAACTGGCCTCCTGGTTCGTGACCGAGCCCATCGTCGCCGTCACCGGCTCCAACGGCAAGACCACCACCGTCATGCTCGTAAGCCACCTGCTCGAGGCGGCCGGGCGCAAGGTCTTTACCGGCGGCAACATCGGCACGCCGCTCTCCGAATACGTGCTTGCCGGCGACCCGGCCGACGTGGTGGTGCTCGAGGTTTCGAGCTTCCAGCTCCAGCTCGTCAAATCCTTCCGGCCCAAGGTGGCGGTGCTGCTCAACTTTTCGCCAAACCATCTGGACTGGCACGCCGACCTCGAGGAATATCTCTCGGCCAAGCTCAACATCTTCGCCGCCCAGCGCCCGGGCGATACGGCGATTTTGCCCCGGGACATGCGCGACGCCCTGGCCGGTCGTTCCTTCACCCGGGCCGACGTCACCTGGTTCGAACCAAGCGGCCGTTTCGTCTGCCCGCGTCTTGCCGGCGCGCACAACCGGCAGAACATGGAAGCCGCCTTTCTGGCGACCCAGCCCTTCGGCGTGACCGAGGAAATCGCCAAGGTCGCCTTCGAGCGCTTCGCCCCGGCTCCGCACCGCTTGCAGATCATCGGCGAGAAGGGCGGGGTGCTTTTCGTGGACGACTCCAAGGCCACCACCGTGGCGGCCATGGAGGCGGCGCTTAGAAGCTTCGACCGGCCGGTGCGGCTTCTTTGCGGCGGCGTGTTCAAGGGCGGCGATCTGGCCGCGCTTTCGCCGCTGCTTAAGGAACGCGTCGCGGCCGTCGGGCTCTTCGGGGCCGGACGCGAGGTGTTCGAGGCCGCCTGGGCCGGGCAGGTGCCGCTTTTTCACGAACCCACCCTGAAGCCCGCCGTCACGCGCCTTTTCGCCGAGGCCAGACCGGGCGACGTGGTGCTGCTTTCCCCGGCCACGGCGAGCTTCGACCTCTACGACGGCTACAAGGCCCGGGGCCGGGATTTCCAGGACATCTTCGCCGGACTGCCCATGACGCCTGACGCGGCAAAGGAGAAGGCATGA
- the mraZ gene encoding division/cell wall cluster transcriptional repressor MraZ: MFRGHSYRSLDPKGRLMLPPEYREEVLRLVPEGRIMLTNNFDGAVTGYPMPAWEEVEASFQAGNKLDPRIRDLERFYISGAMEVSLDKQGRILIPPYLRTFAQLDKELVLAGVGEKFEIWNQAAFEERRRQVGLRFDADLADLAASGVSLKL, from the coding sequence GTGTTCAGAGGGCATTCCTATCGCAGCCTGGACCCCAAGGGCCGGCTGATGCTGCCTCCCGAGTATCGGGAGGAGGTCTTGCGCCTCGTGCCCGAGGGTCGGATCATGCTCACCAACAACTTCGACGGCGCCGTCACCGGGTACCCCATGCCCGCCTGGGAGGAGGTGGAGGCGAGTTTTCAGGCCGGCAACAAGCTGGACCCGAGAATCAGGGATTTGGAGCGTTTTTATATTTCCGGGGCCATGGAAGTGAGCCTGGACAAGCAGGGACGCATCCTCATTCCGCCGTATTTGCGCACTTTCGCCCAGCTGGACAAGGAATTGGTGCTGGCCGGAGTGGGGGAGAAGTTCGAAATCTGGAACCAGGCCGCCTTCGAGGAACGCCGCCGGCAAGTGGGGCTGCGTTTCGACGCCGACCTGGCCGATTTGGCCGCTTCCGGCGTGTCGCTCAAGCTCTAG
- the rsmH gene encoding 16S rRNA (cytosine(1402)-N(4))-methyltransferase RsmH, producing the protein MQHVPTHIPVLLKEVVEYLGIRPGMKILDATAGLGGHIKGMLEAAGGQAEVLGLDRDREALEEAGRRLAAYGDRVRLVRTRYSRFPAALAEAGWEKVDAALVDAGMSSLQLDDPERGFGFLTDGPLDMRMGAEDGGESAEGLVNLASFARLREIIRNYGEDPQAGRIARAIVAAREKAAITTTGRLAEVVAAAYPAKWRAMARQHPATRTFQALRMAVNDELKELEAFLAAVPEYLATGGRVAVISFHSLEDRLVKRAFRLEATDCLCPREQVVCVCGHKARLAILTKKPVMAGEEEVAANPRARSAKLRVARRLPDAAEATDAER; encoded by the coding sequence GTGCAACACGTCCCGACCCACATCCCGGTGCTTCTTAAGGAAGTGGTCGAATACCTCGGCATCAGGCCGGGGATGAAAATTTTGGACGCCACGGCAGGGCTTGGCGGGCATATCAAGGGGATGCTCGAAGCGGCCGGGGGACAGGCGGAAGTGCTTGGACTCGACAGGGACAGGGAGGCCCTGGAAGAGGCCGGGCGCAGACTAGCCGCCTACGGCGACCGGGTGCGGCTCGTGCGTACCCGTTACAGCCGGTTCCCGGCGGCCCTGGCCGAGGCGGGGTGGGAGAAGGTCGACGCGGCATTGGTGGACGCCGGAATGTCCTCCTTGCAGCTCGACGACCCGGAGCGCGGCTTCGGGTTCTTGACGGATGGCCCCCTGGACATGCGCATGGGGGCCGAGGACGGCGGGGAGAGCGCCGAGGGGCTGGTGAATCTGGCCTCGTTTGCACGACTACGGGAGATCATCCGCAACTACGGCGAGGACCCCCAGGCCGGGCGTATAGCCCGGGCCATCGTGGCCGCGCGGGAAAAAGCGGCCATCACCACCACCGGCCGGCTGGCCGAGGTGGTGGCGGCGGCCTACCCGGCCAAGTGGCGCGCCATGGCCCGGCAGCATCCGGCCACCCGCACCTTTCAGGCCTTGCGCATGGCGGTCAATGACGAGCTGAAGGAGTTGGAGGCGTTTCTGGCGGCCGTCCCCGAGTATCTCGCCACGGGAGGGCGGGTGGCCGTGATTTCCTTCCACTCCCTCGAGGACAGGCTGGTCAAGCGGGCGTTTCGCCTGGAGGCGACGGATTGCCTGTGCCCGCGCGAACAGGTCGTTTGCGTGTGCGGGCACAAGGCGCGCCTGGCCATCCTGACCAAAAAGCCCGTCATGGCCGGCGAGGAAGAGGTCGCGGCCAACCCGCGGGCCAGGAGCGCCAAGCTCCGGGTGGCGCGGCGGCTGCCCGATGCGGCGGAGGCGACCGACGCGGAGAGATAA
- a CDS encoding FtsB/FtsL family cell division protein — protein MAFSIVLLLVFGLGLVWLNIERVDLAYELNRMQRQIDEVETLTAKLEVERNTLITPSRLREVSRQYGLGPARPGQIRRVSPSGSVETSPLLATAEDQNGRSTAKAPAKSGGEAAPSRAKNRKSGRKP, from the coding sequence ATGGCGTTTAGCATCGTCCTGCTCCTGGTCTTCGGGCTGGGGCTGGTCTGGCTCAACATCGAACGCGTGGACCTGGCCTACGAACTCAACAGGATGCAGCGCCAGATCGACGAGGTCGAGACCCTAACGGCCAAGCTCGAAGTGGAGCGCAACACGCTCATCACGCCGTCCCGCCTGCGCGAAGTCTCCCGGCAATATGGCCTCGGTCCGGCCCGACCCGGCCAGATCAGGCGCGTGTCCCCGTCCGGGAGCGTCGAGACGTCGCCGCTTTTGGCCACGGCCGAGGACCAGAACGGCCGCAGCACGGCCAAGGCGCCGGCCAAGTCCGGCGGCGAGGCCGCCCCGTCCAGGGCCAAGAACCGGAAGTCCGGACGCAAGCCGTAG
- a CDS encoding HD-GYP domain-containing protein → MGSSPNIDVPAGLEEEYYQINPDILQSFNKFRPPLSIYRFMEDVGRIASYYKVGERLSKEQTEELAELVAAGVIFVSRDDHAIYVKHISYQLDLVLLDKHLTESEIADIFQIALTRRMESFFDQPVRLVYDKVREDVLVLTEYVWEDFHRARALAKRMHGVHTLANHAVNCGLTGLFLFLSGKSESFKEAKNARATLDRTILGLFLHDLGMSRVPALIRDKNKPLLPDEMQKIRGHTMAGYEMLARLDIKFPEMERCVSEHHERLDGSGYPQKLGTGAISDTGLLAGVVDSYCAMRTKRVYAPAMEPLAAAKKLLDDGRRYPTEVVKRLLGLLAAGI, encoded by the coding sequence ATGGGCAGCAGTCCGAATATCGACGTGCCAGCGGGGCTGGAGGAAGAGTACTACCAGATAAACCCCGACATTCTCCAAAGCTTCAACAAGTTCCGCCCGCCGCTGTCCATCTACCGCTTCATGGAAGACGTCGGCCGCATCGCGTCCTATTACAAGGTCGGGGAGCGCCTTTCCAAAGAGCAGACCGAGGAACTGGCCGAGCTTGTGGCCGCGGGCGTCATCTTCGTTTCCCGCGACGACCATGCCATTTACGTCAAGCACATCAGTTACCAGCTCGATCTGGTGCTGCTCGACAAGCATCTGACGGAATCCGAGATCGCGGACATCTTTCAAATCGCCCTGACGCGGCGGATGGAATCGTTTTTCGACCAGCCGGTGCGGCTGGTGTACGATAAGGTGCGCGAGGACGTGCTGGTCCTGACCGAATACGTATGGGAGGATTTCCACCGGGCCAGGGCCCTGGCCAAGCGCATGCACGGCGTGCACACCCTGGCCAACCACGCGGTCAACTGCGGGCTGACGGGACTTTTCCTCTTTCTTTCCGGGAAGTCGGAATCCTTCAAGGAAGCCAAGAACGCCCGCGCGACCCTGGATCGGACCATCCTCGGCCTTTTCCTGCACGACCTGGGCATGAGCCGGGTGCCGGCGCTCATCCGCGACAAGAACAAGCCGCTTCTCCCCGACGAAATGCAGAAGATCCGGGGGCACACCATGGCCGGCTACGAGATGCTGGCGCGCCTCGACATCAAATTCCCCGAGATGGAGCGGTGCGTCTCCGAGCACCACGAACGGCTCGACGGATCGGGCTACCCGCAAAAGCTCGGCACGGGGGCCATTTCCGACACCGGGCTTCTGGCGGGCGTGGTGGATTCGTACTGCGCCATGCGCACCAAGCGGGTCTACGCCCCGGCCATGGAACCGCTGGCCGCGGCCAAAAAACTCCTCGACGACGGACGGCGCTACCCGACCGAGGTCGTCAAGCGCCTGCTCGGTCTTTTGGCTGCGGGGATTTAA
- a CDS encoding UDP-N-acetylmuramoyl-tripeptide--D-alanyl-D-alanine ligase: MRMTLSDILTATKAVGDVGERGNPVIEAVRIDSRAVTPGCLFVCIPGERFDGHNFAAEAVGKGAAAVLADRPLTGLPDGTPVLLVRDTVAALGFLAKAWRTQVGARLVGVTGSAGKTTVKELTAAILGKLGPTAKNYKNFNNHIGLPLSMLEASDKDAYWVMELGISRPGEMEPLAAIAEPDVAVIHNVGPAHLEALGDVAGVAAEKTKLFNFLRPGGVALASMDYPELWEAALAVFPRVRGLSTKGQGKGRSAPYRAKYLGALPEGRGRFFLKLGELEMEVETPLTGGHFAENILAAATSAHILGAGEKQIAAGLETAVMPEQRFYCRRQGCYTIIDDTYNANPLSMRRAIAAAVETAQGKPLVLVLGEMREMGAHAEEEHAKLGEAAAASGARAVFYRGAHAEAVGEGLTRGGYAGRFAVVDTPAAFCDMLAAMDLRGGVFLFKGSRSMRMEEYLAAFTQSIQKDPKA; this comes from the coding sequence ATGCGCATGACCTTATCCGATATCCTCACGGCCACCAAGGCCGTCGGCGACGTGGGCGAGCGCGGCAATCCCGTCATTGAGGCCGTGCGCATCGACAGTCGGGCGGTGACCCCGGGGTGCCTTTTCGTGTGCATTCCCGGCGAACGCTTCGACGGCCACAATTTCGCCGCCGAGGCGGTGGGGAAGGGCGCGGCCGCCGTGTTGGCCGACAGGCCGCTCACCGGGCTTCCCGACGGCACGCCCGTGCTTTTGGTGCGCGACACCGTGGCCGCCTTGGGCTTTCTCGCCAAGGCCTGGCGCACGCAGGTCGGGGCCAGGCTCGTCGGCGTGACCGGCTCGGCCGGCAAGACCACGGTCAAGGAACTGACCGCCGCCATTTTGGGCAAGCTTGGTCCCACGGCGAAAAACTACAAGAATTTCAACAATCACATCGGGCTGCCGCTGTCCATGCTCGAAGCCTCCGACAAGGACGCCTACTGGGTCATGGAGCTCGGCATTTCCCGCCCCGGCGAGATGGAGCCCCTGGCCGCCATCGCCGAGCCCGACGTGGCCGTGATCCACAACGTCGGCCCGGCCCATCTGGAAGCGCTTGGCGACGTGGCCGGCGTCGCGGCCGAGAAGACCAAGCTTTTCAACTTTCTGCGCCCCGGCGGCGTGGCCCTGGCCTCCATGGACTATCCCGAACTGTGGGAGGCGGCCCTGGCCGTTTTCCCGCGCGTGCGGGGACTTTCCACCAAGGGGCAGGGCAAGGGGCGATCCGCGCCCTACCGGGCCAAGTACCTGGGCGCGCTTCCCGAGGGCCGGGGACGGTTTTTCCTCAAGCTCGGCGAGCTGGAGATGGAAGTCGAAACGCCGCTGACCGGCGGCCATTTCGCCGAGAACATCCTGGCCGCCGCCACCTCGGCACATATCCTCGGGGCCGGGGAGAAGCAGATCGCCGCCGGGCTCGAAACGGCGGTCATGCCCGAGCAGCGGTTCTACTGCCGCCGTCAGGGCTGCTACACCATCATCGACGACACGTATAACGCCAATCCGCTGTCCATGCGCCGGGCTATCGCCGCCGCCGTGGAAACCGCCCAGGGCAAGCCGCTCGTGCTGGTGCTCGGCGAGATGCGCGAGATGGGGGCCCATGCCGAGGAGGAGCATGCCAAGCTCGGCGAGGCCGCGGCGGCAAGCGGCGCCAGGGCCGTTTTCTACCGGGGCGCCCATGCCGAGGCCGTGGGCGAGGGACTCACCCGGGGCGGCTATGCCGGCCGGTTCGCCGTGGTCGACACCCCGGCCGCCTTTTGCGACATGCTGGCCGCCATGGACCTTCGCGGCGGCGTGTTTCTGTTCAAGGGGTCGCGTTCCATGCGTATGGAGGAGTATCTGGCCGCTTTCACCCAGAGCATCCAAAAGGACCCCAAGGCATGA
- a CDS encoding CBS domain-containing protein yields MIRKRAFDALRADVLVVDAGESLDAVADKLQAHLETCPDLDAVVVLRQGRFLGIVSLRTLLADLNDCALEASLRTSLGDDDFEQTYRDACRHCMARKAAEAARRDIPVVAPADPLHLVLDAMIKADSRFAVVIEGERLLGLVPLGEIFREMRRECAPL; encoded by the coding sequence ATGATACGCAAACGCGCCTTTGACGCCTTGCGCGCGGATGTCCTTGTCGTCGACGCCGGGGAGTCCCTGGACGCCGTGGCCGACAAACTGCAGGCGCATCTGGAAACGTGCCCCGACCTCGATGCCGTCGTGGTCCTGCGCCAGGGCCGTTTTCTCGGCATCGTCAGCCTGCGCACCCTGCTTGCGGACCTAAACGACTGCGCCCTGGAAGCCAGCCTGCGCACGAGCCTCGGCGACGACGATTTCGAGCAGACCTACCGCGACGCCTGCCGCCACTGCATGGCCCGCAAGGCCGCCGAGGCCGCCCGGCGCGATATCCCCGTCGTGGCCCCGGCCGATCCGCTGCATCTGGTGCTCGACGCCATGATCAAGGCCGACAGCCGCTTCGCTGTGGTCATCGAGGGCGAACGCCTGCTCGGACTCGTGCCCCTGGGCGAAATATTTCGGGAAATGCGCCGCGAATGCGCTCCGCTTTAG
- a CDS encoding penicillin-binding transpeptidase domain-containing protein, producing MRSKPKVDRQQKTVRDWSRVKLTCVGVFFLLAWLGLWTRAGYLQIVAGPELAEKAVRQHLASEVDKGARGEIYDRGGRLLAKSVEFEAVFVRPREVTEPEKTADFLAKVLHMKEQRILKKLRSSSNMVYLSWRVGDRAAARIREAKLAGVYFNKEYGRFYPNGHLASQVMGFVGVGDVGLEGVEKAFDSRLTGRQAKYVVQRDASGRRFFFDAQGQELANINGHDVRLTIDSQIQFFAEEELEKAVTDNHAKGGSCLVVHVPTGEILAMANYPFFNPNVARGISPRIARDHAALDVYEPGSTMKPLLVAAALQEHVIKPTSTFNCENGRYSFASRTIRDTHSYGVLPVNMIVRVSSNIGAAKIGLQLGATRLHHYFELLGFGRPTGLRITGEARGLVRPLKAWTPIDVATASFGQGVAVSPVQLAQAYLILANDGVYKPLKLVADPPDDRPERAPYRVFDADVARTVQSMMREVVQEEHGTGKTARIPGLETGGKTGTAQKAGPHGGYGNKYLGSYVSFVPAIHPEYILIVMVDEPEPSHYGGVVAAPAVRNVTLRMLSYLGRMPETVQLAQAPAPAQPASRKEAQAPPAAKEPNQADKEILAIAGAAGGNGKQVSIQSVPDFAGMPLRQAVEILVGKGIVPRLEGQGLVVSKQSPAPGAPWPTDKKNQVVLWLSRPS from the coding sequence ATGCGCAGCAAGCCGAAAGTCGATCGCCAACAGAAGACCGTCCGCGACTGGAGCCGGGTCAAGCTCACGTGCGTGGGCGTCTTCTTCCTGTTGGCCTGGCTCGGTTTGTGGACGCGGGCCGGCTACCTCCAGATCGTGGCCGGGCCGGAATTGGCCGAAAAGGCCGTGCGCCAGCATCTGGCTTCGGAGGTGGACAAGGGGGCCCGGGGCGAGATTTACGACCGGGGCGGCCGGCTTCTGGCCAAAAGCGTGGAGTTCGAGGCCGTGTTCGTGCGGCCGAGGGAAGTGACCGAGCCCGAAAAGACCGCCGATTTTCTGGCCAAGGTGCTCCACATGAAGGAACAGCGCATCCTCAAGAAACTGCGCAGTTCCTCCAACATGGTCTATCTCTCCTGGCGGGTGGGAGACCGCGCCGCCGCCCGCATCCGTGAGGCTAAGCTCGCGGGCGTCTATTTCAACAAGGAATACGGCAGGTTTTACCCCAACGGGCATCTGGCCAGCCAGGTGATGGGCTTCGTGGGCGTCGGCGACGTGGGCCTCGAGGGCGTGGAAAAAGCCTTCGACAGCCGCCTGACCGGCCGGCAGGCCAAGTACGTGGTCCAACGCGACGCCTCCGGTCGCCGCTTCTTTTTCGATGCCCAGGGCCAGGAGCTGGCCAACATCAACGGCCACGACGTGCGCCTGACCATCGATTCGCAAATCCAGTTCTTCGCCGAAGAGGAGCTGGAAAAGGCCGTCACCGACAACCACGCCAAGGGCGGCAGCTGTCTGGTGGTCCACGTGCCCACGGGCGAAATCCTGGCCATGGCCAACTATCCCTTTTTCAATCCCAACGTGGCGCGCGGCATCAGCCCCCGTATCGCCCGCGACCACGCCGCCCTGGACGTCTATGAGCCCGGCTCCACCATGAAGCCCCTGCTCGTGGCCGCCGCCCTCCAGGAACACGTGATCAAACCCACCTCCACCTTCAACTGCGAAAACGGCCGCTATTCCTTCGCCAGCCGCACCATCCGCGACACCCACTCCTACGGCGTGCTGCCGGTCAACATGATCGTGCGCGTTTCGAGCAACATCGGCGCGGCCAAAATCGGCTTGCAACTCGGCGCGACGCGGCTGCACCACTATTTCGAGCTGCTCGGTTTCGGCCGTCCGACGGGGCTTCGCATCACCGGCGAGGCCAGGGGGCTCGTGCGGCCGCTCAAGGCCTGGACGCCCATCGACGTGGCCACGGCCTCCTTCGGCCAGGGCGTAGCCGTTTCCCCGGTCCAGCTGGCCCAGGCCTACCTTATTTTGGCCAACGACGGCGTCTACAAGCCGCTCAAGCTCGTGGCCGACCCGCCCGACGACAGGCCCGAGCGCGCTCCCTACCGCGTCTTCGACGCCGATGTGGCCCGCACCGTCCAGTCCATGATGCGCGAGGTGGTCCAGGAAGAGCACGGCACCGGCAAAACGGCCCGCATTCCGGGCCTCGAGACCGGCGGCAAGACCGGCACGGCCCAAAAGGCCGGACCCCACGGCGGCTACGGCAACAAGTACCTGGGATCCTACGTTTCCTTCGTGCCGGCTATTCATCCGGAATACATCCTCATCGTCATGGTTGACGAACCCGAGCCCAGCCACTACGGCGGGGTCGTCGCCGCGCCGGCCGTGCGCAACGTGACCCTGCGCATGCTGTCCTATCTCGGCCGCATGCCCGAGACCGTGCAGTTGGCCCAGGCTCCGGCTCCGGCCCAGCCCGCCTCCAGGAAGGAGGCGCAGGCCCCGCCGGCCGCGAAGGAGCCGAACCAGGCGGACAAGGAAATTTTGGCCATCGCCGGAGCGGCCGGCGGCAATGGCAAACAGGTTTCGATCCAGTCCGTGCCGGATTTCGCCGGCATGCCGCTACGGCAGGCGGTGGAGATCCTTGTCGGCAAAGGCATCGTGCCGAGGCTTGAAGGGCAGGGGCTCGTGGTCTCCAAGCAGAGTCCGGCTCCGGGCGCGCCCTGGCCCACGGACAAGAAAAACCAAGTGGTGTTGTGGCTTTCCAGGCCCTCCTGA
- a CDS encoding UDP-N-acetylmuramoyl-L-alanyl-D-glutamate--2,6-diaminopimelate ligase has translation MMADTGNPTLNALLANVREGALPVAGHSAKVVSGGVFVAASGTAEDGARFIPDALARGATVIVAGPGIALPEGAKAALVTVDEPRKALGLLAAARCGTDRMAMPVVGVTGTNGKTTVSYLIERLATAAGKKVGVLGTVAYRWPGVTRDASLTTPDCLTIHESLAAMAAAGCDLAVMEASSHALDQDRLAGLSFAAGVFTNLTQDHLDYHKDMETYFAAKAKLFREYLPDPATAVLNYDDPFGLRLLKEFPAAVGYGLTKAPAGFARLLVGGIRSHDRDGQHLGAGFGDEAFEVASPMPGRHNALNILAAMGAALTLGLPYETFDALADCHGAPGRLERIPNASGLTVFVDYAHTPDALENVLGAAREFTAGRLFAVFGCGGDRDRTKRPRMAEAVSRLADVAVLTSDNPRHEAPLAIIEDAKPGLAKARKVIIEPDRRRAIALALDAMRPEDVLVIAGKGHESYQQIGDVKHPFSDAAVVRELTGCA, from the coding sequence ATGATGGCAGATACAGGCAATCCGACCCTGAACGCGCTGTTGGCGAACGTCCGCGAGGGCGCGCTTCCCGTGGCCGGGCATTCCGCCAAGGTCGTTTCCGGCGGCGTGTTCGTGGCCGCCTCGGGAACGGCCGAGGACGGGGCGCGCTTCATTCCCGACGCCCTGGCCCGGGGCGCGACGGTGATCGTGGCCGGTCCGGGGATCGCCCTGCCCGAAGGGGCCAAGGCCGCCCTCGTCACCGTGGACGAACCGCGAAAGGCCCTGGGGCTGCTCGCGGCGGCGCGCTGCGGCACCGACCGCATGGCCATGCCCGTGGTGGGCGTCACCGGCACCAACGGCAAGACCACGGTCAGCTACCTGATCGAGCGGCTGGCCACGGCCGCCGGCAAGAAGGTCGGCGTGCTCGGCACGGTGGCCTACCGCTGGCCGGGCGTGACCCGGGACGCTTCGCTGACCACCCCGGACTGCCTGACCATCCACGAAAGCCTGGCCGCCATGGCCGCCGCCGGTTGCGATCTGGCCGTCATGGAGGCCTCGTCCCACGCCCTGGACCAGGACCGGCTGGCCGGGCTTTCCTTCGCCGCCGGGGTGTTCACCAACCTGACCCAGGATCACCTCGACTACCACAAGGACATGGAGACGTATTTCGCGGCCAAGGCCAAGCTTTTTCGCGAGTATCTGCCCGATCCGGCCACGGCGGTGCTCAATTACGACGATCCCTTCGGCCTGCGCCTGCTCAAGGAATTTCCGGCCGCCGTGGGCTATGGCCTCACCAAGGCCCCGGCCGGCTTCGCCCGGCTGCTCGTCGGCGGCATCCGGTCCCACGACCGCGACGGGCAGCATCTCGGCGCGGGCTTTGGCGACGAGGCCTTCGAAGTGGCCTCGCCCATGCCCGGCCGGCACAATGCCCTGAACATCCTGGCCGCCATGGGCGCGGCGCTGACCCTCGGCCTGCCCTACGAGACCTTCGACGCGCTGGCCGACTGCCACGGCGCGCCCGGGCGGTTGGAACGCATTCCCAACGCCTCGGGGCTGACCGTTTTCGTGGATTACGCCCACACCCCGGATGCCTTGGAAAACGTGCTCGGCGCGGCCAGGGAATTCACCGCTGGCCGGCTTTTCGCCGTTTTCGGCTGCGGCGGCGACCGCGACCGCACCAAGCGGCCGCGCATGGCCGAGGCCGTGTCCCGGCTGGCCGACGTGGCCGTCCTCACCTCGGACAATCCCCGCCACGAGGCCCCGCTGGCCATTATCGAGGATGCCAAGCCCGGACTGGCCAAGGCGAGGAAGGTCATCATCGAACCCGACAGGCGCCGGGCCATCGCTCTGGCTTTGGACGCCATGCGGCCCGAGGACGTGCTGGTGATCGCCGGCAAGGGACACGAAAGCTATCAGCAGATCGGCGACGTGAAGCACCCGTTTTCCGACGCCGCCGTGGTCAGGGAGCTTACCGGATGCGCATGA
- the mraY gene encoding phospho-N-acetylmuramoyl-pentapeptide-transferase, with protein sequence MIYYLLVPLAAHLSALNVFRYITFRSIAALLTALVLSIVFGPRFIRGLTRLKYGQYIHEDVAAHQRKAGTPTMGGLLIAFCILVSVLLWGDLANTYVWMTIFVYLGFGVLGFIDDHAKVVKKRNKGLTPRAKLLGQLIVSGLAAAVLLSDPEYSTRLAVPFFKHINPDLGLFYFPFAMLVMVAASNAVNLTDGLDGLAIGPMIVNAAMFALFVYVAGHAQMARYLQVMPVSGVGEVTVFCGAMVGAGLGFLWFNAYPAQVFMGDVGSLSLGGALGFLAVLCKQELLLMVVGGLYVAETVSVILQVGYFKMTGGKRIFRMAPLHHHFELMGVPESKIIIRFWILSILLALVGLSTLKLR encoded by the coding sequence ATGATCTATTACCTGCTGGTGCCGCTGGCGGCGCATTTGAGCGCCTTAAACGTCTTCCGCTACATCACGTTCCGGTCGATCGCGGCGCTTCTCACTGCCCTGGTCCTTTCCATCGTGTTCGGTCCGCGCTTCATCCGCGGGCTGACCCGCCTCAAGTACGGCCAGTACATCCACGAGGACGTGGCCGCCCACCAGCGCAAGGCCGGCACCCCGACCATGGGCGGGCTGCTCATCGCCTTTTGCATCCTGGTCAGCGTCCTGCTCTGGGGCGATCTGGCCAACACCTATGTCTGGATGACGATTTTCGTGTACCTGGGATTCGGCGTGCTGGGCTTTATCGACGACCACGCCAAGGTGGTCAAAAAGCGCAACAAGGGGCTGACTCCCCGGGCCAAGCTTCTGGGGCAGCTCATCGTTTCCGGACTGGCCGCCGCCGTGCTTCTGTCCGATCCCGAATATTCCACCCGGCTGGCCGTGCCCTTTTTCAAGCACATCAACCCCGACCTCGGCCTCTTTTATTTTCCCTTCGCCATGCTGGTCATGGTGGCGGCGAGCAACGCCGTCAACCTGACCGACGGCCTGGACGGCCTGGCCATCGGCCCCATGATCGTCAACGCGGCCATGTTCGCCCTTTTCGTCTACGTGGCCGGCCATGCCCAGATGGCGCGCTACCTGCAGGTCATGCCCGTCTCCGGCGTCGGCGAGGTCACGGTTTTTTGCGGGGCCATGGTCGGGGCGGGGCTCGGTTTTTTGTGGTTCAACGCCTATCCGGCCCAGGTGTTCATGGGCGACGTGGGGTCGCTGTCGCTTGGCGGGGCGCTCGGGTTTCTCGCCGTCTTGTGCAAGCAGGAACTGCTGCTCATGGTGGTCGGCGGGTTGTACGTGGCCGAGACCGTCTCGGTCATTTTGCAGGTGGGCTATTTCAAGATGACGGGCGGCAAACGGATTTTCCGCATGGCGCCGCTGCATCATCATTTCGAGCTGATGGGCGTGCCGGAATCGAAGATCATCATCCGGTTCTGGATTCTTTCCATCCTGCTCGCCCTGGTGGGGCTATCCACCCTTAAACTGCGGTAG